One Stenotrophomonas maltophilia DNA window includes the following coding sequences:
- a CDS encoding NAD-dependent epimerase/dehydratase family protein, translating into MTILLTGAAGFIGAYTARALLEAGQPVVGLDNFNDYYDPQIKRDRVAALCPTLDLRALDLTDREGLAALFDEVQPTAVIHLAAQAGVRYSLENPHAYVDSNLVGFVNMLELCRHRGVQHLVYASSSSVYGDSATPPFSEDQRVDQPRSLYAATKAANELMAYTYAQLYGLHATGLRFFTVYGPWGRPDMAPLLFSRAVLAGRPIDVFNEGRMQRDFTHVSDIVSGILGALAHPADGPVPHRVFNLGNHTPVELERFISVIEQAAGRPAQKVYKPMQPGDMVRTMADTRRAHDAFGFDAVTPIEEGLPPVVQWCREYFGDRA; encoded by the coding sequence ATGACCATCCTGCTCACCGGCGCTGCCGGCTTCATCGGTGCCTACACCGCCCGCGCGCTGCTGGAGGCCGGCCAGCCCGTGGTCGGCCTGGACAACTTCAACGACTACTACGACCCGCAGATCAAGCGTGACCGCGTGGCCGCACTGTGCCCGACCCTGGACCTGCGCGCACTGGACCTGACCGACCGCGAGGGCCTTGCCGCGCTGTTCGATGAAGTGCAGCCGACCGCGGTGATCCACCTGGCCGCGCAGGCCGGTGTGCGCTATTCGCTGGAAAATCCGCACGCCTACGTCGACAGCAACCTGGTCGGCTTCGTCAACATGCTCGAACTGTGCCGCCATCGTGGCGTGCAGCACCTGGTGTATGCCTCCAGCAGCTCGGTCTACGGTGATTCGGCCACGCCGCCGTTCTCCGAGGACCAGCGCGTGGACCAGCCGCGCTCGCTGTATGCGGCGACCAAGGCGGCCAACGAGCTGATGGCCTACACCTACGCGCAGCTGTACGGCCTGCATGCCACCGGCCTGCGCTTCTTCACCGTGTATGGCCCGTGGGGCCGGCCGGACATGGCACCGTTGCTCTTCTCGCGCGCGGTGCTGGCCGGGCGGCCGATCGACGTGTTCAACGAAGGCCGCATGCAGCGCGACTTCACACATGTCTCCGACATCGTGTCCGGTATTCTCGGCGCGCTCGCGCATCCGGCCGATGGTCCGGTACCGCACCGGGTGTTCAACCTCGGCAACCATACGCCGGTCGAGCTGGAGCGCTTCATCAGCGTGATCGAGCAGGCCGCCGGTCGCCCCGCGCAGAAGGTCTACAAGCCGATGCAGCCGGGCGACATGGTGCGCACGATGGCCGATACCCGGCGCGCCCATGACGCATTCGGCTTCGACGCGGTGACCCCGATCGAAGAGGGATTGCCCCCCGTCGTGCAGTGGTGCCGCGAGTATTTTGGCGACCGCGCCTGA
- a CDS encoding ParB/RepB/Spo0J family partition protein — translation MTSSKPAAKKRGLGRGLDALLGPKGAVSQVQATTAVIEPLPGEVLRKLAVGQLQPGKYQPRREMDEGKLSELADSIKSQGVIQPILVRQLPAGNYEIVAGERRWRASQLAGLDEVPVVVRELEDRTVIAMALIENIQREDLNPLEEAEALQRLISEFTLTHAEAAEAVGRSRAAVSNLLRLLELPVAIRLLLETRRLEMGHARALLTLAPELAGKLAQEAADEGWSVREVERRAQAFAAGKVPSNRPVAAPKVQQADIASLETELSESLGAKVAISHGRGGKGKLIIHYTDLDTLDGVLEKLRTRQG, via the coding sequence ATGACCAGCAGCAAGCCGGCAGCCAAGAAGCGAGGCCTCGGCCGTGGCCTGGATGCGCTGCTGGGTCCCAAGGGGGCGGTCAGCCAGGTGCAGGCCACCACCGCGGTGATCGAGCCGCTGCCGGGTGAAGTGCTGCGCAAGCTGGCCGTGGGCCAGCTGCAGCCGGGCAAGTACCAGCCGCGCCGCGAGATGGACGAGGGCAAGCTGTCCGAGCTGGCCGACTCGATCAAGTCGCAGGGCGTGATCCAGCCGATCCTGGTGCGCCAGCTGCCGGCAGGCAACTACGAAATCGTCGCCGGTGAACGCCGCTGGCGCGCCTCGCAGCTGGCCGGCCTGGACGAAGTGCCGGTGGTGGTGCGCGAGCTGGAAGACCGCACCGTCATCGCGATGGCGCTGATCGAGAACATCCAGCGCGAAGACCTCAACCCGCTGGAAGAAGCCGAGGCGCTGCAGCGCCTGATCAGCGAATTCACCCTGACCCATGCCGAGGCCGCCGAGGCCGTCGGCCGCTCGCGCGCGGCGGTGTCCAACCTGCTGCGCCTGCTGGAGCTGCCGGTGGCGATCCGCCTGCTGCTGGAAACCCGCCGCCTGGAAATGGGCCACGCCCGTGCGCTGCTGACCCTGGCCCCCGAACTGGCCGGCAAGCTGGCGCAGGAAGCGGCCGACGAAGGCTGGTCGGTGCGCGAGGTCGAGCGCCGTGCGCAGGCCTTCGCCGCCGGCAAGGTGCCCAGCAATCGCCCGGTGGCCGCGCCGAAGGTGCAGCAGGCCGACATCGCCTCGCTGGAAACCGAGCTGTCCGAATCGCTGGGGGCCAAGGTGGCGATCAGCCACGGCCGCGGTGGCAAGGGCAAGCTGATCATCCATTACACCGACCTGGATACCCTGGACGGTGTGCTGGAAAAGCTGCGTACGCGCCAGGGCTGA
- a CDS encoding DUF885 domain-containing protein, translating to MKTRLAVALLIALSAPAVALAAPPATAAPASVATESPADAAFRALYEKEWKWRQDGGGEASEDEDAPANATRMPDVGPAAQQARLKVWDETLAALKKIDPKTLSPDNQVNYAIYRDQVFNLAEETRLRGYEMPFNADSSFWSNLSFMARREMKTVQDYQNYIARLNDVPRYFGQQTENMRAGLKRGFSVPRAVLDGREVSIATVAELMDPTESPLYAPFKKLPNSIPTAEQARLQAQAREAISGKVVPAFQQLRTFFVNEYVPQARTTLAAEAMPGGKAYYKQQIHEYTTLDLSPDEIHRIGLDEVARIQGEMNDIIKQVKFKGSFAEFLTFLRTDPQFYAKTPEELLSRAAWISKRADGQLGKYMTLPRARFTIVPVPPDIAPFWTAGRGGMGTYWLNTYNLPSRPLYNLPALTLHESDPGHALQGAIAAEQKNLPEFRRNAYISAYGEGWALYCEKLGVEMGIYETPYEDFGRLTYEMWRAARLVIDTGVHSKGWTREQALAYLRDHTALSEHEVTTEVDRYISWPGQALSYKLGEIAIVRLRAQAEKELGDKFDIKGFHDTLLKQGSVPLPVLEQQIQAYIAERKKA from the coding sequence GTGAAAACCCGTCTTGCCGTTGCCCTGCTGATCGCCCTGTCCGCCCCTGCCGTGGCCCTGGCCGCGCCGCCCGCCACCGCCGCACCGGCCAGCGTGGCCACCGAATCGCCCGCCGACGCCGCCTTCCGTGCGCTGTACGAGAAGGAATGGAAGTGGCGCCAGGATGGCGGCGGCGAGGCCAGCGAGGACGAAGACGCCCCGGCCAACGCCACCCGCATGCCCGACGTCGGCCCGGCCGCGCAGCAGGCGCGCCTGAAGGTGTGGGACGAGACCCTCGCCGCGCTGAAGAAGATCGACCCGAAGACGCTGTCGCCGGACAACCAGGTCAACTACGCGATCTACCGCGACCAGGTGTTCAACCTGGCCGAAGAGACGCGCCTGCGCGGCTACGAGATGCCGTTCAACGCCGACTCCTCGTTCTGGTCCAACCTGTCCTTCATGGCCCGGCGCGAGATGAAGACCGTGCAGGACTACCAGAACTACATCGCCCGCCTGAATGATGTGCCGCGCTACTTCGGCCAGCAGACCGAGAACATGCGCGCCGGCCTGAAGCGTGGCTTCAGTGTGCCGCGTGCCGTGCTCGATGGTCGCGAGGTCTCCATCGCCACCGTCGCCGAGCTGATGGATCCCACCGAGTCGCCGCTGTACGCGCCGTTCAAGAAGCTGCCCAACAGCATTCCGACCGCAGAGCAGGCCAGGCTGCAGGCGCAGGCGCGTGAAGCGATCAGTGGCAAGGTGGTGCCGGCGTTCCAGCAGCTGCGCACCTTCTTCGTCAACGAGTACGTGCCGCAGGCGCGCACCACGCTGGCCGCCGAAGCGATGCCGGGCGGCAAGGCGTACTACAAGCAGCAGATCCACGAGTACACCACGCTGGACCTGTCGCCGGACGAGATCCATCGCATCGGCCTGGACGAAGTCGCTCGCATCCAGGGCGAGATGAACGACATCATCAAGCAGGTGAAGTTCAAGGGCAGCTTCGCCGAGTTCCTGACCTTCCTGCGCACCGATCCGCAGTTCTACGCCAAGACCCCGGAAGAGCTGCTGTCGCGCGCGGCGTGGATTTCCAAGCGGGCCGATGGCCAGCTCGGCAAGTACATGACGCTGCCGCGCGCGCGCTTCACCATCGTGCCGGTGCCGCCGGACATCGCACCGTTCTGGACCGCCGGCCGTGGTGGCATGGGCACCTACTGGCTCAACACCTACAACCTGCCGTCGCGCCCGCTGTACAACCTGCCGGCACTGACGCTGCATGAGTCCGATCCGGGCCACGCGCTGCAGGGCGCGATCGCCGCCGAGCAGAAGAACCTGCCCGAGTTCCGCCGCAACGCCTACATTTCCGCCTATGGCGAAGGCTGGGCGCTGTACTGCGAGAAGCTGGGCGTGGAGATGGGCATCTACGAAACCCCCTACGAGGATTTCGGCCGCCTGACCTACGAAATGTGGCGCGCTGCGCGCCTGGTGATCGACACCGGCGTGCACAGCAAGGGCTGGACCCGCGAGCAGGCGTTGGCCTACCTGCGCGACCACACCGCGCTGAGCGAGCATGAAGTGACCACCGAAGTGGACCGCTACATTTCCTGGCCGGGCCAGGCGCTGAGCTACAAGCTGGGCGAGATCGCCATCGTGCGCCTGCGTGCGCAGGCCGAGAAGGAACTGGGCGACAAGTTCGACATCAAGGGCTTCCACGACACCCTGCTCAAGCAGGGCTCGGTGCCGCTGCCGGTGCTGGAACAGCAGATCCAGGCCTACATCGCCGAACGCAAGAAGGCCTGA
- a CDS encoding suppressor of fused domain protein, with translation MSNEYEYEDVSPDGTQILRHRREKDFVLAIGEEQHIEAISGHIERYLGPIATVLHELISDLVHIDVHVVPANDHCPYLRLVTSGMSDLPMTVPADVDADVPRYMELMVTLPADWPMSQDAFEDERNYWPVRLLKGMARLPHEYDTWLGFGHTIPNGHPSEPYAPGVGFDGAIVLPPVTTPEDFATLELDDGKIISFMSLVPLYPEEMDLKLKKGDDVLLDRFDAKQINDVIEPDRVNVARKRFGLF, from the coding sequence ATGAGCAACGAATACGAGTACGAGGACGTCAGCCCGGACGGTACCCAGATACTGAGGCACCGGCGCGAAAAGGACTTTGTGCTCGCCATCGGCGAAGAGCAGCACATCGAAGCGATCAGCGGCCATATCGAGCGCTATCTCGGACCGATCGCCACGGTCCTGCACGAACTCATTTCCGACCTGGTGCACATTGACGTGCACGTGGTGCCGGCCAATGACCACTGCCCGTACCTGCGCTTGGTCACCTCCGGCATGAGCGACCTGCCGATGACCGTGCCCGCCGACGTGGACGCGGATGTGCCGCGCTACATGGAGCTGATGGTGACCCTGCCGGCCGACTGGCCGATGTCCCAGGACGCCTTCGAGGACGAACGCAATTACTGGCCGGTGCGCCTGCTGAAGGGCATGGCGCGGCTGCCGCACGAGTACGACACGTGGCTGGGTTTCGGCCACACCATTCCCAACGGCCATCCCAGCGAGCCCTATGCGCCCGGCGTGGGCTTCGACGGCGCCATCGTGCTGCCCCCGGTGACTACCCCGGAGGACTTCGCCACGCTGGAACTGGACGACGGCAAGATCATCAGCTTCATGAGCCTGGTTCCGCTGTATCCGGAAGAGATGGACCTGAAGCTGAAGAAGGGCGACGACGTCCTGCTCGACCGCTTCGATGCGAAACAGATCAACGATGTGATCGAGCCGGACCGGGTCAACGTCGCCAGGAAGCGTTTCGGTTTGTTCTGA
- a CDS encoding glycosyltransferase family 2 protein, translated as MSQPELSVVVPVFNERDNVAPLVAEITAALRGRLPFEIVYIDDHSRDDTLAVLQGLKATTPELRVLHHVNQSGQSTAVRTGVKHARAAWIATLDGDGQNDPADIPKLLAARDAAEAQVKLFAGWRVNRQDSGSKRWASRWANAIRARMLRDDTPDTGCGIKLFERSAFLDLPYFDHMHRYLPALMQRAGWKTTSVPVNHRHRTAGVSKYNNLGRALVGIRDLRGVAWLITRSKRTAVEER; from the coding sequence ATGAGCCAACCCGAGCTTTCCGTCGTCGTCCCGGTGTTCAACGAGCGCGACAATGTCGCCCCGCTGGTCGCCGAAATCACCGCTGCGCTGCGTGGCCGGCTGCCGTTCGAGATCGTCTACATCGATGATCACTCGCGCGATGACACCCTGGCGGTGCTGCAGGGGCTGAAGGCGACCACCCCGGAACTGCGGGTCTTGCACCACGTGAACCAGAGCGGGCAGAGCACGGCGGTGCGCACCGGGGTGAAGCACGCGCGTGCAGCCTGGATCGCCACCCTGGATGGCGATGGCCAGAACGATCCGGCCGATATCCCCAAGCTGCTCGCCGCACGTGACGCCGCCGAGGCGCAGGTGAAGCTGTTCGCCGGCTGGCGCGTCAACCGCCAGGACAGCGGCAGCAAGCGCTGGGCCAGCCGCTGGGCCAACGCCATCCGTGCACGCATGCTGCGCGACGATACGCCTGACACCGGCTGCGGCATCAAGCTGTTCGAGCGCAGTGCGTTCCTCGATCTGCCGTACTTCGACCACATGCACCGCTACCTGCCGGCGCTGATGCAGCGCGCCGGCTGGAAGACCACCAGCGTGCCGGTCAACCACCGCCACCGTACCGCCGGCGTCTCCAAGTACAACAACCTGGGCCGCGCGCTGGTGGGCATTCGTGACCTGCGCGGCGTGGCCTGGCTGATCACCCGCAGCAAGCGCACCGCGGTGGAAGAGCGGTGA
- a CDS encoding efflux RND transporter permease subunit: MFKLIIETAVRHRWLVVFMAALIAAVGLFQLGKLPIDAVPDITNRQVQINTVAPALTPEQIERQVTYPLETALAGIPGLTTTRSLSRNGFSQVTAIFTDATDIYFARQQVAERMREASEDLPDGASPMLSPVTTGLGEVLMWTVDFTTFDPARLAKPGEAGWQAGEVYRTPEGNLLRTPEERATYLRTVQDWIIAPQMRSSPGLAGVDTVGGYVKEYGVHPDSAKLAAHGLGLADLVTALQRSNVQAGAGFVQRAGEGLVVRADGLALTTDDLAQAPVATRNGVVVRVADVAEVELSRAPRLGAASRNGHEAVLGTALMIAGGNSRTVAQAAAARLEQVNKSLPADIVAAPVLDRSVLVNSTIKTVAKNLTEGALLVVVVLFLLLGNLRAATITALVIPLSFLFAVIGMNRFGISGNLMSLGALDFGILVDGAVIVVESTLLMLGQRRAELGRALTAMERLRVAADSAMKMARPAAFGQLIILLVFAPILTLEGVEGKTFHPMAATFMLALVGAFIFSFTFVPAMAALLVREPKVKDGDTHTDDGEHETKLIRVLRARIEPMVRKAVAHPRTVLAGAVMMVVVGIGSFSLLGREFMPTLDEGNVAMQALRVPSTSLEQSLAMQLALEKAIAKQPEVETVFSRTGTAEAAIDPMPTNISDSVIVLKPRKDWPDPKLGKDALVARFEKLAGQQLGNSFEFSQPIELRFNELISGVRTDLAVMIFGDDFNQLQKVADQVALKLRAVNGAADVRVEQISGLPTLNVAIDHVAAAQYGLTAADVSDALSTGIGGTAAGKIFEGDRRFNVVVRLDDASRNDPDQLASLPIATPSGLVIPLSSVARITVSEGPNQISRNNGSRRVVVQANVRGRDLGGFVGEAQAAVADVALPPGAYLTWGGQFENLQRAEKRLATVVPVVFLLIGSLLFMALRSGKEAILVFSCVPLALVGGILALLLRGMPFSVSAAVGFIAVSGVATLNGLVLMQAIRERLDAGDLPLQAAINGASSRIRAVLTTALVAIVGFIPMAIASGSGAEVQKPLATVVIGGLITATVLTLLVLPTFAARVAKPRAVG; the protein is encoded by the coding sequence ATGTTCAAGCTGATCATTGAAACAGCGGTGCGCCACCGCTGGCTGGTGGTGTTCATGGCGGCGCTGATCGCTGCCGTGGGCCTGTTCCAGCTGGGCAAGCTGCCGATCGACGCGGTGCCGGACATCACCAACCGCCAGGTGCAGATCAACACGGTGGCACCGGCACTGACGCCGGAACAGATCGAGCGGCAGGTGACCTACCCGCTGGAAACCGCGCTGGCCGGCATTCCCGGCCTGACCACCACGCGTTCGCTGTCGCGCAATGGCTTCTCGCAGGTCACCGCGATCTTCACCGATGCCACCGACATCTACTTCGCGCGCCAGCAGGTGGCCGAACGCATGCGCGAGGCATCCGAAGACCTGCCCGATGGCGCGTCGCCGATGCTGTCGCCGGTCACCACCGGCCTCGGTGAAGTGCTGATGTGGACCGTGGACTTCACCACGTTCGATCCGGCCAGGCTGGCCAAGCCCGGTGAAGCGGGCTGGCAGGCCGGCGAGGTCTACCGCACGCCGGAAGGCAACCTGCTGCGCACGCCGGAAGAACGTGCCACCTACCTGCGCACCGTGCAGGACTGGATCATCGCGCCGCAGATGCGTTCCAGCCCGGGGCTGGCCGGCGTCGATACGGTCGGCGGCTACGTCAAGGAATACGGCGTGCATCCGGACAGCGCCAAGCTGGCCGCGCACGGCCTCGGCCTGGCCGATCTGGTCACTGCTCTGCAGCGTTCCAACGTGCAGGCCGGTGCCGGCTTCGTGCAGCGTGCCGGCGAAGGCCTGGTGGTGCGTGCCGATGGCCTGGCGCTGACCACCGACGATCTGGCGCAAGCCCCGGTGGCCACCCGCAATGGCGTGGTGGTGCGCGTGGCCGATGTGGCCGAGGTCGAGCTGAGCCGCGCACCGCGCCTGGGTGCGGCCAGCCGCAACGGCCATGAAGCCGTGCTGGGCACCGCACTGATGATTGCCGGCGGCAACAGCCGCACCGTGGCCCAGGCCGCAGCCGCGCGCCTGGAACAGGTGAACAAATCGCTGCCGGCCGACATCGTGGCGGCACCGGTGCTGGACCGCAGCGTGCTGGTCAATTCCACCATCAAGACCGTGGCCAAGAACCTCACCGAGGGCGCGCTGCTGGTGGTGGTGGTGCTGTTCCTGCTGCTGGGCAACCTGCGCGCGGCAACGATCACCGCGCTGGTGATTCCGCTGTCGTTCCTGTTCGCGGTGATCGGCATGAACCGCTTCGGCATCAGCGGCAACCTGATGAGCCTGGGTGCGCTGGACTTCGGCATCCTGGTGGACGGTGCGGTGATCGTGGTCGAGTCGACACTGCTGATGCTGGGCCAGCGCCGCGCCGAACTCGGCCGTGCGTTGACCGCGATGGAACGCCTGCGCGTGGCCGCCGATTCGGCCATGAAGATGGCGCGCCCTGCGGCCTTCGGCCAGCTGATCATCCTGCTGGTGTTCGCGCCGATCCTTACTTTGGAGGGCGTGGAGGGCAAAACGTTCCACCCGATGGCAGCCACCTTCATGCTGGCCCTGGTCGGTGCCTTCATCTTCTCCTTCACCTTCGTGCCGGCGATGGCCGCGCTGCTGGTGCGCGAGCCCAAGGTGAAGGACGGCGATACACATACTGACGATGGCGAGCACGAAACCAAGCTGATCCGCGTGCTGCGTGCCCGCATCGAGCCGATGGTGCGCAAGGCCGTGGCCCATCCGCGCACGGTGCTGGCCGGTGCGGTGATGATGGTGGTGGTGGGCATCGGCTCGTTCTCACTGCTGGGCCGCGAGTTCATGCCGACGCTGGACGAAGGCAACGTGGCGATGCAGGCCCTGCGCGTGCCGTCGACGTCGCTGGAGCAGTCGTTGGCGATGCAGCTGGCGCTGGAGAAGGCAATCGCCAAGCAGCCGGAAGTGGAAACCGTGTTCTCGCGTACTGGTACCGCCGAGGCAGCGATCGACCCGATGCCGACCAACATCTCCGACAGCGTGATCGTGCTGAAGCCACGCAAGGACTGGCCGGATCCGAAGCTGGGCAAGGATGCACTGGTGGCCCGCTTCGAGAAGCTGGCCGGGCAACAGCTGGGCAACAGTTTCGAGTTCAGCCAGCCGATCGAGCTGCGCTTCAATGAGCTGATTTCCGGCGTGCGTACCGACCTGGCGGTGATGATCTTCGGCGATGACTTCAACCAATTGCAGAAGGTGGCCGACCAGGTGGCACTGAAACTGCGTGCGGTGAACGGCGCGGCCGACGTACGGGTGGAACAGATCTCCGGCCTGCCCACACTCAACGTGGCCATCGACCACGTGGCAGCGGCACAGTACGGGCTGACCGCGGCGGACGTGAGCGACGCACTGTCCACCGGCATTGGTGGCACGGCGGCGGGCAAGATCTTCGAAGGCGATCGCCGCTTCAACGTGGTGGTGCGCCTGGACGATGCCTCGCGCAACGATCCGGACCAGCTCGCTTCACTGCCGATCGCCACGCCCTCGGGGTTGGTGATTCCGCTGTCGTCGGTGGCGCGCATCACGGTCAGCGAAGGACCGAACCAGATCAGCCGCAACAACGGCAGCCGCCGCGTGGTGGTGCAGGCCAACGTGCGTGGCCGCGATCTGGGCGGCTTCGTCGGCGAGGCACAGGCAGCGGTGGCTGACGTGGCACTGCCGCCGGGCGCCTACCTGACCTGGGGGGGCCAGTTCGAGAACCTGCAGCGCGCCGAGAAGCGGCTGGCAACAGTGGTGCCGGTGGTGTTCCTGCTGATCGGCAGCCTGCTGTTCATGGCCCTGCGCAGCGGCAAGGAAGCCATTCTGGTGTTCAGCTGCGTGCCGTTGGCGCTGGTCGGCGGCATCCTCGCGCTGCTGCTGCGTGGCATGCCGTTCTCGGTGTCGGCGGCGGTCGGCTTCATCGCCGTCTCCGGCGTGGCCACCTTGAACGGTCTGGTGCTGATGCAGGCGATCCGCGAGCGCCTGGATGCCGGCGACCTGCCGCTGCAGGCGGCGATCAACGGTGCATCGAGCCGTATCCGTGCGGTGCTGACCACGGCGCTGGTGGCGATCGTCGGCTTCATTCCGATGGCGATCGCCAGCGGTTCCGGTGCCGAGGTGCAGAAGCCGCTGGCGACGGTGGTGATCGGTGGCCTGATCACCGCCACGGTGTTGACCCTGCTGGTGCTGCCGACGTTTGCGGCGCGGGTGGCCAAGCCACGGGCGGTGGGGTGA
- a CDS encoding ParA family protein, with translation MARIIAIANQKGGVGKTTTAVNLAASLANAPKRVLLVDLDSQGNATMGSGVDKRELVSSTYDLLLGESSAVDVRVQTAEGYDLLPGNIDLTAAEIQLMGQSEREQRLKRALAPIRDEYDYILIDCPPALSLLTLNALAAADSVIVPMQCEYYALEGLSALVETIEALRTSLNPALEIEGVLRTMFDVRNNLANAVSAELTEHFGDRVFRTIVPRNVRLAEAPSHGQSIVGYDRASRGGVAYLGLAGEIIRRNNERNKAAKAVETV, from the coding sequence ATGGCCCGCATCATCGCCATCGCCAACCAGAAGGGTGGCGTCGGCAAGACCACGACCGCCGTCAACCTGGCCGCTTCCCTGGCCAACGCACCCAAGCGCGTGCTGTTGGTCGACCTGGATTCGCAGGGCAACGCGACCATGGGCAGTGGCGTGGACAAGCGTGAGCTGGTCTCCTCCACCTACGATCTGCTGCTGGGCGAGTCCAGCGCCGTCGATGTACGCGTGCAGACCGCCGAAGGCTATGACCTGCTGCCCGGCAACATCGACTTGACCGCCGCCGAGATCCAGCTGATGGGCCAGAGCGAGCGCGAGCAGCGCCTCAAGCGCGCGCTGGCGCCGATCCGCGACGAGTACGACTACATCCTGATCGACTGCCCGCCGGCGCTGTCGCTGCTGACGCTCAACGCGCTGGCCGCCGCCGACTCGGTGATCGTGCCGATGCAGTGCGAGTACTACGCGCTGGAAGGCCTGAGCGCGCTGGTGGAGACCATCGAGGCGCTGCGCACCAGTCTGAACCCGGCGCTGGAGATCGAAGGCGTGCTGCGCACCATGTTCGATGTGCGCAACAACCTGGCCAACGCGGTCTCGGCCGAGCTCACCGAGCACTTCGGCGACCGCGTGTTCCGCACCATCGTGCCGCGCAACGTGCGCCTGGCCGAGGCGCCCAGCCATGGCCAGAGCATCGTCGGCTACGACCGCGCCTCGCGCGGTGGCGTGGCCTACCTGGGCCTGGCCGGCGAGATCATCCGCCGCAACAACGAACGCAACAAGGCCGCCAAGGCCGTGGAGACCGTCTGA
- a CDS encoding lipid-A-disaccharide synthase N-terminal domain-containing protein: MGLELHWLDQPLTWLYWTGLHVTGWKLIGYTGALMFGGRWLVQFIASKRAGKPVIPRLFWYMSVVGSLMTLSYFLFSAKQDSVGVLQNLFPAFTALYSLQLDIKHRGWKRDKASH, from the coding sequence ATGGGCCTGGAACTGCACTGGCTGGACCAGCCGCTGACCTGGCTGTACTGGACCGGCCTGCATGTGACCGGCTGGAAACTGATCGGCTACACCGGCGCGCTGATGTTCGGCGGCCGCTGGCTGGTCCAGTTCATCGCCTCCAAGCGCGCCGGCAAGCCGGTCATCCCGCGCTTGTTCTGGTACATGAGCGTGGTCGGCAGCCTGATGACGCTGAGCTACTTCCTGTTCTCGGCCAAGCAGGACTCGGTGGGTGTGCTGCAGAACCTGTTCCCGGCGTTCACCGCGCTGTACAGCCTGCAGCTGGACATCAAGCACCGGGGCTGGAAGCGGGACAAGGCCAGCCACTGA
- the rsmG gene encoding 16S rRNA (guanine(527)-N(7))-methyltransferase RsmG, producing the protein MSEHPLPASVAATLEQGLASMGLDAALAPPLLRYLALLHRWNGTYNLTAIRDPQEMVTRHLLDSLAMQPFVADGSLADLGTGPGLPGIPLAIACPGLQVTLVESNGKKARFMREAVRQLGLGNARVAESRAEALDEAGRYDQLTARAMDTLAGIVRVGGHLLRPGGVLLAMKGVYPHEEIADLPDGWQVREVTPLSVPGLAGERHLVTVTGP; encoded by the coding sequence ATGAGCGAACACCCACTTCCCGCCAGCGTGGCTGCCACGCTGGAACAGGGCCTGGCCAGCATGGGCCTGGACGCCGCGCTGGCGCCGCCGCTGCTGCGCTACCTGGCCCTGCTGCACCGCTGGAACGGCACCTACAACCTCACCGCCATCCGCGATCCGCAGGAGATGGTCACCCGCCACCTGCTCGACTCGCTGGCGATGCAGCCGTTCGTGGCTGATGGCAGCCTGGCCGACCTCGGTACCGGCCCCGGCTTGCCCGGCATCCCGCTGGCGATCGCCTGCCCGGGCCTGCAGGTCACCCTGGTGGAAAGCAACGGCAAAAAGGCGCGCTTCATGCGCGAGGCCGTGCGCCAGCTCGGCCTGGGCAACGCCCGCGTGGCCGAATCGCGCGCCGAGGCGCTGGACGAGGCCGGCCGCTACGACCAGCTGACCGCGCGCGCGATGGACACCCTGGCGGGGATCGTCCGCGTCGGTGGCCACCTGCTGCGCCCCGGCGGCGTACTGCTGGCCATGAAGGGCGTCTACCCGCATGAAGAGATCGCGGACCTGCCGGATGGCTGGCAGGTGCGTGAGGTGACCCCGCTGAGCGTGCCTGGCCTGGCCGGCGAACGCCACCTGGTCACCGTTACAGGTCCCTGA